A genomic segment from Candidatus Pacearchaeota archaeon encodes:
- the tmk gene encoding dTMP kinase, which translates to MRGKFIVFEGIDGCGKTTELLLLSKYIFSKNKYNNIILTREPYKLLKIRELLNKIKSPYEKEKILIKLFIEDRKIHIKEIIKPALKRNFYVLSDRYKYSTIAYQAAQGVDIKKLINLNKNFIIPDIVFIIDVPVSLSLKRMLKEKRTKQKFENDINFLEKVRNNYLKLPLLFPNEKIYIIDGTKRIEKVYNKIKSIYEKEIEK; encoded by the coding sequence ATGAGAGGTAAATTTATAGTTTTTGAAGGAATTGACGGATGTGGTAAGACAACAGAACTTTTGTTATTATCTAAGTATATATTTTCAAAAAATAAATATAATAACATAATTTTAACAAGAGAACCATATAAGTTATTAAAAATAAGAGAATTATTAAACAAAATAAAAAGTCCTTATGAAAAAGAAAAGATTTTAATAAAGTTATTTATTGAAGATAGAAAAATTCATATAAAAGAAATTATTAAGCCTGCTTTAAAAAGGAATTTTTATGTTTTAAGTGACAGATACAAATATTCTACAATTGCCTATCAAGCAGCCCAAGGAGTTGATATAAAAAAATTAATTAATCTTAATAAAAATTTTATAATTCCTGATATAGTATTTATAATAGATGTTCCAGTTTCATTATCTTTGAAGAGAATGTTAAAAGAAAAAAGAACAAAACAAAAATTTGAAAATGATATAAATTTTTTAGAAAAAGTAAGGAATAATTATTTAAAATTGCCGCTTCTTTTTCCTAACGAAAAAATTTATATAATAGACGGAACAAAAAGAATAGAAAAAGTTTATAATAAAATTAAAAGTATTTATGAAAAAGAAATAGAAAAATAA